A genomic stretch from Camelus dromedarius isolate mCamDro1 chromosome 10, mCamDro1.pat, whole genome shotgun sequence includes:
- the ALDOB gene encoding fructose-bisphosphate aldolase B yields the protein MAYQFSALTPEQKKELSETARHIVANGKGILAADESVGTMGSRLQRIKVENTEENRRQFRELLFTVDSSVNQSIGGVILFHETLYQKDSQGKLFRDILKEKGIVVGIKLDQGVAPLAGTNKETSTQGLDGLSQRCAQYKKDGADFGKWRAVLRIDNHCPSQLAIQENANTLARYASICQQNGLVPIVEPEVIPDGDHDMEHCQYVTEKVLAAVYKALNDHHVYLEGTLLKPNMVTAGHACTKKYTPEQVAMATVTALHRTVPAAVPGICFLSGGMSEEDATLNLNAINLCPLPKPWKLSFSYGRALQASALAAWGGKAANKKATQEAFMKRALANCQAAKGQYVHTGSSGTASTQSLFTACYTY from the exons ATGGCCTACCAGTTTTCAGCCCTCACCCCAGAACAGAAGAAGGAGCTCTCAGAAACTGCCCGGCACATTGTTGCCAATGGGAAGGGGATCCTGGCTGCAGATGAGTCTGTAG GCACCATGGGAAGCCGCCTGCAGAGGATCAAGGTGGAGAACACGGAAGAGAACCGCCGGCAGTTCAGAGAACTCCTCTTCACCGTGGACAGCTCTGTCAACCAGAGCATCGGGGGTGTGATCCTCTTCCATGAGACCCTCTACCAGAAGGACAGCCAGGGAAAGCTGTTTAGAGACATCCTCAAGGAAAAAGGGATCGTGGTGGGAATCAAG TTAGACCAAGGAGTTGCTCCCCTTGCAGGAACAAACAAAGAAACCAGCACTCAAG GGCTGGATGGCCTTTCTCAACGCTGTGCCCAGTATAAGAAAGATGGTGCTGACTTTGGGAAATGGCGTGCTGTGCTGAGGATTGACAACCACTGCCCATCCCAACTTGCAATCCAGGAAAATGCCAACACCCTGGCCCGCTATGCCAGCATCTGTCAGCAG aatggGCTGGTACCCATTGTTGAACCAGAGGTAATTCCTGATGGAGACCATGACATGGAGCACTGCCAGTATGTTACTGAGAAA GTCCTGGCTGCTGTCTACAAGGCCTTAAATGACCATCATGTTTACTTGGAGGGCACCCTGTTGAAGCCTAACATGGTGACAGCTGGACATGCCTGCACCAAGAAGTATACTCCAGAGCAAGTGGCAATGGCCACTGTCACAGCTCTCCACCGTACTGTTCCTGCAGCTGTTCCTG GCATCTGCTTTTTGTCTGGTGGCATGAGTGAAGAGGATGCTACTCTCAACCTCAACGCTATCAACCTTTGCCCTCTACCAAAGCCCTGGAAACTAAGTTTCTCTTACGGACGGGCCCTGCAGGCCAGTGCACTGGCTGCCTGGGGTGGCAAGGCTGCAAACAAGAAGGCAACCCAGGAGGCTTTTATGAAGCGGGCTCTG